A single region of the Acidobacteriota bacterium genome encodes:
- a CDS encoding VWA domain-containing protein, with translation MRALPSLRVGVAAAAILAQAPALSAQDAIRIIPPDREHRERLSGRVEVQTLIIHPLITAVEFSLDGDRVQRVTEKPFTTHIELADPPREQALEVRGFDEQGKHLGSDRIVLNRLDVPFAVRILEIRREQASEYATARVEAAVSVPRSATLERVEFYRGERLVEALRDFGEETATGAPRTIAVESLMEWVPANGFVRVVARLADGREWEDAELLQGAEHRGEIDVQLVQLQVLVTDRNGNPASNLRPEDFQVREKGERRPVEGLHQSTDVPLVLGLAIDSSSSTRLIRGSLIEVSASFLEAALATSDRAFLVHFNDAVAVLQPPSGHKELLTSRLHYLDPKGGTALNDAILFSLLQYRDEPGRRALVVISDGLDEHSRSEPNQAADFAKRLGVPVYFIQLEPLQAWVLVSRSDRSRNRSYSTTARLREHRRARQRLLRISEQTGGRLLPVGRSTGSVPWPEQLATVFRRIQDDLRHQYVLTYYSNQPPGAAIVPEVRVTRRGLKLRSAVPLGAIE, from the coding sequence GTGAGAGCCTTACCATCACTCCGGGTCGGCGTCGCGGCAGCGGCCATCCTTGCGCAGGCTCCGGCGCTCTCTGCCCAGGATGCCATCCGCATCATTCCACCCGACCGCGAGCACCGCGAACGGCTCAGCGGTCGGGTGGAAGTCCAGACTCTGATCATCCATCCGTTGATCACCGCAGTCGAGTTCTCCCTGGACGGCGACCGCGTACAGCGAGTCACGGAGAAGCCCTTCACGACGCACATCGAACTCGCCGATCCGCCCCGCGAGCAGGCACTCGAAGTTCGAGGCTTCGACGAACAGGGGAAACACCTGGGCAGCGACCGGATCGTCCTCAACCGGCTCGACGTACCCTTTGCCGTGCGCATCCTGGAGATCCGCCGCGAGCAGGCGAGCGAGTACGCGACGGCCCGGGTCGAAGCCGCCGTATCGGTGCCGCGATCCGCGACTCTGGAACGGGTCGAGTTCTACCGCGGGGAACGCCTGGTCGAAGCCCTGCGTGACTTCGGCGAGGAAACGGCTACCGGCGCGCCGCGCACGATCGCCGTCGAGAGCCTGATGGAGTGGGTGCCTGCGAACGGCTTCGTCCGCGTCGTGGCGAGGCTCGCCGACGGCCGCGAGTGGGAGGACGCGGAGCTCCTGCAGGGCGCCGAACATCGGGGGGAAATCGATGTTCAACTGGTTCAGCTTCAGGTGCTCGTGACCGACCGCAACGGAAACCCGGCGAGCAATCTGCGGCCCGAGGACTTCCAGGTCCGCGAGAAGGGCGAGCGGCGCCCGGTGGAAGGTCTTCACCAGTCCACCGATGTCCCGCTCGTCCTCGGGCTCGCAATCGACTCCTCAAGCAGCACACGGCTCATCCGGGGGAGTCTGATCGAGGTCTCCGCCAGCTTCCTTGAAGCCGCTCTGGCGACAAGCGATCGCGCCTTTCTCGTTCACTTCAACGACGCTGTAGCCGTGCTACAGCCTCCGAGCGGGCACAAGGAGCTCCTCACCAGCCGATTGCACTACCTCGATCCGAAGGGCGGTACGGCGCTCAACGATGCGATCCTCTTCTCCCTGTTGCAGTACCGCGACGAGCCTGGGCGCCGCGCGCTCGTCGTGATTTCGGACGGTCTCGACGAACACAGCCGGTCCGAACCGAATCAGGCCGCCGACTTCGCGAAGCGTCTCGGTGTGCCGGTCTACTTCATCCAACTGGAGCCGCTGCAAGCCTGGGTCCTCGTCAGCAGATCAGACAGATCACGAAACAGGTCCTACTCCACTACCGCCAGGCTACGAGAACATCGGAGGGCCCGGCAGCGTCTCCTGCGGATCAGCGAGCAGACCGGTGGGCGCCTTTTGCCGGTCGGACGTTCAACCGGAAGCGTGCCCTGGCCGGAGCAGCTTGCGACCGTCTTCCGTCGGATCCAGGACGATCTGCGGCACCAGTATGTCCTCACCTACTACAGCAACCAACCACCGGGCGCCGCTATCGTGCCGGAGGTCCGAGTGACCCGGAGGGGACTCAAGCTGCGGAGTGCGGTACCCCTCGGGGCGATCGAGTAG
- a CDS encoding 3-hydroxyacyl-CoA dehydrogenase NAD-binding domain-containing protein, with product MQLSQSVAIERHEEPGVGVIGAIWIDNPPVNALSQHVREGLAAAVPAVADDAEMQAAVLVCRGRTFIAGADIREFGKPRLPPDTNEVRRMIEKSPKPFVAAIHGTALGGGLEMAMACHFRVADRNARLGLPEVRLGILPGGGGTQRLPRLVGVPRALEMITSGEHITAAEALDLGLIDAVAGREGEDGLAAAAFRFALRAVAEGRGLPRVRDIESHRDAVRENPGIFDEFRRRIARRTRGFNAPEVCIQCVEAAAALPFDEGLKREAALSRTLHADPQSRAQRYYFFAERAARKIPDVPAETPVREIAKVGVLGAGTMGGGISMAFANAGFPVSIVEQDRDALDRGLTTVRSNYERSAARGRFTIDQVEERMGLLDGGTDQDALAECDLVIEAVFEDMELKKHVFGQLDRIARPGALLATNTSYLDVNEIGAVTDRPEDVVGMHFFSPANIMKLVEVVRGEKSAADAVATAMSISRAIGKVPALVGVCHGFVGNRMLFQRRLQADRLVLEGALPWDIDRVLYDFGMPMGPFRMSDLAGLDVGWNAETSSSSTLREMLCERDRRGQKTGRGYYVYDQATRAAAPDPEVMDLARDLAGRLGIEQRDIGDEEILNRCLLSSVNEGAKILEEGIALRASDIDVIWINGYGWPVYRGGPMFWADEFGLDRIVDILDDYAARFDADQWQAAPLLRETAAAGDRLSG from the coding sequence ATGCAGCTCAGCCAGTCCGTAGCCATCGAACGCCACGAGGAGCCGGGAGTTGGAGTCATCGGCGCGATCTGGATCGACAACCCGCCGGTCAACGCGCTGAGCCAGCACGTACGCGAGGGGCTCGCGGCGGCCGTGCCAGCAGTAGCCGACGACGCCGAGATGCAGGCGGCCGTCCTGGTCTGCCGCGGCCGCACCTTCATCGCCGGCGCAGACATCCGCGAGTTCGGCAAGCCGCGCCTGCCCCCGGACACGAACGAGGTCCGGCGGATGATCGAGAAGTCGCCCAAGCCGTTCGTCGCGGCGATTCACGGCACCGCGCTGGGCGGCGGGCTCGAGATGGCGATGGCGTGCCACTTCCGGGTCGCCGACCGCAACGCGCGGCTGGGCCTGCCCGAGGTGAGGCTCGGCATCCTGCCGGGCGGCGGCGGCACCCAGCGTCTGCCCCGCCTCGTCGGCGTGCCACGGGCACTCGAGATGATCACCAGCGGCGAGCACATCACCGCCGCCGAGGCCCTTGACCTGGGACTGATCGACGCAGTAGCGGGCAGAGAGGGGGAAGACGGCCTCGCCGCCGCCGCGTTCCGCTTCGCCCTGCGCGCCGTCGCGGAGGGACGGGGCCTGCCCCGGGTGAGAGACATCGAGAGTCACCGCGACGCCGTCCGGGAGAACCCGGGGATCTTCGACGAGTTCCGTCGCCGGATCGCACGCCGAACCCGGGGCTTCAACGCCCCCGAAGTCTGCATTCAGTGCGTCGAGGCAGCGGCCGCACTGCCATTCGACGAGGGACTCAAGCGCGAGGCGGCGCTGTCGCGGACGCTCCATGCCGACCCGCAGTCGCGGGCCCAGCGCTACTACTTCTTCGCCGAGCGCGCCGCGCGCAAGATCCCCGACGTCCCGGCCGAAACCCCAGTGCGCGAGATCGCCAAGGTCGGCGTGCTCGGCGCCGGTACGATGGGCGGCGGCATCTCGATGGCGTTCGCCAACGCCGGGTTCCCGGTCTCGATCGTCGAGCAGGACCGCGACGCTCTCGACCGCGGCCTGACCACCGTGCGGAGCAACTACGAGCGCAGCGCCGCGCGAGGACGCTTCACGATCGACCAGGTCGAGGAGCGGATGGGCTTGCTCGACGGCGGCACGGACCAGGACGCGCTCGCCGAGTGCGACCTCGTGATCGAAGCGGTGTTCGAGGACATGGAACTGAAGAAGCATGTCTTCGGCCAGCTCGATCGGATCGCGAGGCCCGGCGCGCTGCTCGCGACAAACACCTCCTACCTGGACGTCAACGAGATCGGCGCTGTCACCGACCGGCCGGAGGACGTCGTCGGCATGCACTTCTTCAGCCCGGCGAACATCATGAAGCTGGTCGAGGTCGTGCGGGGCGAGAAGTCCGCGGCCGACGCGGTCGCCACGGCGATGTCGATCTCCCGCGCCATCGGCAAGGTGCCGGCCCTGGTCGGCGTCTGCCACGGCTTCGTCGGCAACCGGATGCTCTTCCAGCGTCGCCTGCAGGCCGACCGGCTGGTGCTCGAGGGCGCGCTGCCCTGGGACATCGACCGGGTGCTCTACGACTTCGGCATGCCGATGGGCCCCTTCCGGATGAGCGACCTGGCCGGCCTGGACGTCGGCTGGAACGCGGAGACCTCCTCGTCCAGCACCCTGCGCGAGATGCTCTGCGAACGCGACCGCCGCGGCCAGAAGACGGGGCGCGGCTACTACGTCTACGACCAGGCGACACGGGCCGCCGCGCCGGACCCGGAGGTGATGGACCTCGCCCGCGACCTGGCGGGCCGGCTCGGGATCGAGCAGCGCGACATCGGCGACGAGGAGATCCTGAACCGCTGCCTGCTTTCCTCCGTCAACGAGGGAGCGAAGATCCTCGAAGAAGGCATCGCGCTGCGCGCCAGCGACATCGACGTCATCTGGATCAACGGCTACGGCTGGCCCGTCTACCGCGGCGGTCCGATGTTCTGGGCCGATGAGTTCGGCCTCGACCGCATCGTCGACATCCTCGACGACTACGCCGCCCGTTTCGACGCCGATCAGTGGCAGGCCGCACCGCTGCTGCGGGAGACGGCGGCCGCCGGCGACCGTCTGAGCGGCTAG
- a CDS encoding PQQ-binding-like beta-propeller repeat protein, with translation MPSHRTLRLLPLGLTMVLPVAGWGQEPGDTDWPVVTGNNASQRYAPLGQIDRHNFGELEIAWRWLSPDNELMEENEELQSPRMRPRRHEAIPIKVGEKLYVTTGFGQIAAIDIERGQSLWTYDPEVYSQGPAANIGFIHRGAAYWKDPDLPDTGGRLLYAAADAVLRAVDILSGEPIESFGDGGQVDLTLGLRRPVPRRVYGSSSPVSICRDVVIGGSSISDGPRNPEFPPGDVRGFDVRTGELLWTFHSIPQEGEFGQETWEDGSWQYSGNTNVWPMMSVDEESGLAYLPFSTPTNDWYGGHRLGDNLYAESLVAVDCRTGERRWHFQTVHHGLWDYDLPTSPILGDIEVEGRTIHAAMQLSKQGFVYVFDARTGKEVWPIVEREVPQTGIVGERTSPTQPFPTRPPPFERQGITFDDLADFTPELRVEAPKIVSRYQYGPLFTPPTERGTWLMPGWGGGASWPGGAFDPETGMLYVPSFTWPVVNVLSRPDASRSSFDYVGRILRDVRGPDDLPLFKPPYSRVTAYDMNRGEIAWTAPLGYGPVRHPLLAELDLPPLGGGVRAHILATKSLVIVTSGRSLAFAGLEDEAAAEGSGRDDWRVETPMLRAFDKATGDLIGEIELPAHSDGSPITFLHGGRQYIVFALGGRGTLPLELIAYRSPT, from the coding sequence ATGCCCAGCCACCGGACTCTGAGGTTGCTGCCCCTCGGGCTGACCATGGTGCTCCCGGTTGCCGGGTGGGGCCAGGAACCCGGGGACACGGACTGGCCCGTCGTCACGGGCAACAACGCGAGCCAGCGATACGCGCCGCTGGGGCAGATCGATCGGCACAACTTCGGCGAGCTGGAGATCGCGTGGCGGTGGCTGTCGCCGGACAACGAGCTGATGGAGGAGAACGAGGAGCTTCAATCGCCGCGGATGAGGCCGCGCCGGCACGAGGCGATTCCGATCAAGGTCGGCGAGAAGCTCTACGTCACGACCGGCTTCGGGCAGATCGCGGCCATCGACATCGAGCGCGGCCAGAGCCTGTGGACCTACGATCCCGAGGTCTACTCCCAGGGCCCGGCCGCCAACATCGGCTTCATCCATCGGGGCGCCGCCTACTGGAAGGACCCCGATCTGCCGGACACGGGTGGCCGCCTCCTCTACGCGGCAGCGGACGCCGTGCTCCGCGCGGTCGACATCCTGAGCGGCGAGCCCATCGAGTCCTTCGGCGACGGCGGCCAGGTCGACCTGACCCTGGGGCTGCGGCGCCCGGTACCCCGACGGGTCTACGGCTCCAGTTCTCCGGTCTCGATCTGTCGTGACGTCGTGATCGGCGGCTCGTCGATTTCCGACGGACCCAGGAACCCGGAGTTTCCGCCGGGCGACGTCCGCGGATTCGACGTGCGCACCGGCGAACTGCTTTGGACCTTCCACTCGATTCCGCAGGAGGGCGAGTTCGGGCAGGAAACGTGGGAGGACGGTTCGTGGCAGTACAGCGGCAACACGAACGTGTGGCCGATGATGAGCGTTGACGAGGAGTCCGGCCTGGCCTATCTGCCCTTCAGCACGCCGACCAACGACTGGTACGGCGGGCACCGCCTGGGCGACAACCTGTACGCCGAGTCCCTGGTCGCCGTCGACTGCAGGACGGGCGAGCGGCGGTGGCACTTCCAGACTGTCCACCACGGCCTGTGGGACTACGACCTGCCCACCTCCCCGATCCTCGGCGACATCGAAGTCGAGGGCCGGACGATCCACGCCGCGATGCAGCTCTCCAAGCAGGGTTTCGTCTACGTCTTCGACGCGCGCACCGGCAAAGAGGTGTGGCCGATCGTGGAGCGCGAGGTGCCGCAAACCGGCATCGTCGGCGAACGGACGTCGCCGACCCAACCCTTCCCGACCAGACCGCCGCCGTTCGAGCGCCAGGGCATCACGTTCGACGACCTGGCGGACTTCACGCCCGAGCTGCGCGTCGAAGCGCCGAAGATCGTGTCCCGGTACCAGTACGGTCCCCTGTTCACGCCCCCGACGGAACGCGGAACCTGGCTCATGCCCGGCTGGGGCGGCGGAGCTAGCTGGCCCGGCGGCGCCTTCGACCCGGAAACGGGCATGCTCTACGTGCCTTCGTTCACCTGGCCCGTGGTCAACGTGCTGAGCAGGCCGGACGCGAGCCGCTCGTCGTTCGACTACGTCGGGCGGATCCTCCGCGACGTTCGCGGTCCGGACGATCTTCCCCTGTTCAAGCCGCCCTACTCGCGAGTCACCGCCTACGACATGAACCGCGGCGAGATTGCCTGGACCGCACCGCTGGGGTACGGACCGGTTCGGCATCCGCTGCTCGCGGAACTCGACCTGCCGCCCCTCGGGGGCGGTGTCCGCGCCCACATCCTGGCGACGAAGTCCCTGGTGATCGTGACGTCCGGCAGGTCGCTGGCCTTCGCCGGCCTCGAGGACGAGGCCGCCGCCGAGGGCTCCGGGCGTGATGACTGGCGTGTCGAGACGCCGATGCTGCGGGCCTTCGACAAGGCGACAGGTGATCTGATCGGAGAAATCGAGTTGCCCGCCCACTCCGACGGCAGCCCGATCACCTTCCTCCACGGCGGCCGCCAGTACATCGTGTTCGCACTGGGCGGCCGGGGGACCCTGCCGCTCGAGTTGATCGCCTACCGCTCGCCCACGTGA
- a CDS encoding CocE/NonD family hydrolase — protein MRTPTSIVHVVVALAGVAAIAATLGCTPGSADPPASGAGQPSKFGTYKREPAYDGANRYSVYVPMPDGVRVSVDYFIPTSEGVEASEPLPTILHYTRYTRAFQVEDDEGATRILAQAERDPLLQHVLHRGYSVAVADARGTGASFGVHNGAFSIEETADSYHIVEWIAAQPWSDGNVGMQGRSYPGMTQYQAATQAPPALKAIFPEMAGPRAYDFVFRGGTYKNEFIDTWGAGTRAADLSTAAAPVDEDPGGALRDAAVEEHAANLWAQDLVGTETAAFRDWVYETETARADWNSIATIDDLEAIDASGIAIYHLVGWYDIYTSQQPMLYASLEAAPQKMVIGPWIHSGGYGGDVHKAEFLRWYDHWLKGIDTGVMDEPPVHYYVMEGNHTLPEDPAVDLSLDEERSEDPSTWIGTDVWPPEGLATRRFQLASDGALSDSAGDPGHDEYTVDYTSAMGSFSRWMNGHGSRRQDRAGTTFFDERSAENGKALTYTTEPMAEAMTITGYPVLRLSVTSTHDDGDFFVYLEEIDADGRSHYVTEGALRASYRAVAEAPWNDFGLPFHRGNQEDVEPLPDGPAELLIDLMGTAITIDEGHRLRLTIAGADAANHALYPDPEGGDAPTVTIHRGGDDGSWLDMPVDSDG, from the coding sequence ATGAGAACCCCAACGAGCATCGTCCATGTCGTCGTGGCGCTTGCCGGAGTCGCCGCGATCGCCGCCACGCTGGGATGCACGCCAGGCAGCGCCGATCCACCGGCATCGGGTGCCGGCCAGCCGAGCAAGTTCGGGACCTACAAGCGGGAGCCAGCCTACGACGGCGCGAACCGCTACTCCGTCTACGTGCCGATGCCTGACGGCGTGCGCGTCTCGGTCGACTACTTCATCCCGACAAGCGAAGGCGTCGAGGCGTCGGAGCCTCTGCCGACGATCCTCCACTACACGCGCTACACGCGCGCCTTCCAGGTCGAGGACGACGAGGGGGCCACGAGGATCCTCGCGCAGGCTGAACGGGATCCGCTGCTCCAGCACGTCCTGCACCGCGGCTACAGCGTCGCGGTCGCCGACGCCCGCGGCACGGGCGCCTCGTTCGGCGTCCACAACGGCGCCTTCTCGATCGAGGAAACCGCCGACTCGTACCACATCGTCGAGTGGATCGCCGCTCAGCCGTGGTCGGACGGCAACGTGGGCATGCAGGGGCGCTCCTATCCCGGCATGACCCAGTACCAGGCCGCGACCCAGGCGCCGCCCGCGCTCAAGGCGATCTTCCCGGAGATGGCGGGCCCCAGGGCCTACGACTTCGTCTTCCGCGGCGGCACTTACAAGAACGAGTTCATCGACACCTGGGGCGCCGGCACCAGGGCCGCCGATCTTTCGACGGCGGCCGCCCCGGTCGACGAGGACCCGGGCGGCGCGCTCCGCGACGCCGCGGTCGAGGAACACGCAGCCAACCTGTGGGCGCAGGACCTGGTCGGCACCGAGACCGCCGCGTTCCGCGACTGGGTCTACGAGACGGAAACCGCCCGCGCCGACTGGAACAGCATCGCGACGATCGACGACCTGGAAGCGATCGACGCGTCGGGCATCGCGATCTACCACCTGGTCGGCTGGTACGACATCTACACCTCCCAGCAACCGATGCTCTACGCCAGCCTGGAGGCCGCGCCCCAGAAGATGGTCATCGGCCCCTGGATTCACAGCGGCGGCTACGGCGGCGACGTCCACAAGGCCGAGTTCCTGCGCTGGTACGACCACTGGCTCAAGGGGATCGATACCGGGGTGATGGACGAGCCGCCGGTCCACTACTACGTGATGGAGGGCAACCACACCCTGCCAGAGGATCCGGCGGTCGATCTCAGCCTGGACGAGGAGCGGTCCGAAGATCCCTCTACCTGGATCGGGACCGACGTCTGGCCGCCGGAGGGACTCGCCACGCGACGCTTCCAGCTCGCCAGCGACGGCGCGCTCAGCGACAGCGCCGGCGACCCCGGCCACGACGAGTACACGGTCGACTACACCTCGGCCATGGGCTCCTTCTCGCGGTGGATGAACGGCCACGGCTCCCGCCGCCAGGACCGCGCGGGCACCACTTTCTTCGACGAGCGCTCAGCCGAGAACGGCAAGGCCCTCACCTACACGACGGAACCGATGGCCGAGGCGATGACGATCACGGGCTACCCGGTCCTTCGCCTTTCCGTCACCTCGACCCACGACGACGGTGACTTCTTCGTCTACCTCGAGGAGATCGACGCGGACGGCCGGTCGCACTACGTCACCGAAGGAGCGCTCCGCGCCTCCTATCGGGCTGTCGCCGAGGCGCCGTGGAACGACTTCGGCCTGCCCTTCCATCGCGGCAACCAGGAGGATGTCGAGCCGCTACCCGACGGCCCGGCGGAACTCCTGATCGACCTGATGGGAACGGCGATCACGATCGACGAAGGCCACCGCCTGCGGCTGACGATCGCCGGCGCCGACGCCGCCAACCACGCGCTCTACCCGGACCCGGAAGGCGGCGACGCGCCGACCGTGACGATCCACCGCGGCGGCGACGACGGTTCCTGGCTGGACATGCCGGTCGACAGCGACGGTTGA
- a CDS encoding 4'-phosphopantetheinyl transferase superfamily protein, with amino-acid sequence MSTARGVPPSLTGSLPRDISVAAHEIGPLEELIEEARQLGFSLPGALESAIDKRRREYLAGRISAAYALRQLLGADASEGEIGGDDDDVPRWPQGVVGSISHGAGFGFAAVAAADRYRGLGVDVERVVSARQAGRLGARVLTEREMSLRQGGAGGLTEAEMFTLVFSAKEGVYKALFPRYRLVLGFSDVELERRDGEEAGRYGRLRLRARLEPDVTDVAVPLMGWYAFSDRDADTSFANPPRVWTLVVAERDGQKHVP; translated from the coding sequence GTGAGCACGGCCCGGGGAGTGCCTCCGAGCCTGACGGGCAGCCTTCCCCGCGACATCAGCGTCGCGGCGCACGAGATCGGCCCGCTGGAAGAGCTGATCGAGGAAGCTCGACAGCTCGGCTTCAGCCTGCCCGGTGCCCTCGAAAGCGCCATCGACAAGCGGCGGCGGGAGTACCTTGCCGGCCGGATTAGTGCCGCGTATGCGCTGAGGCAGCTACTGGGGGCCGATGCGTCGGAGGGCGAGATCGGCGGCGACGATGACGATGTTCCCCGGTGGCCGCAGGGCGTGGTCGGCTCGATCTCCCACGGTGCCGGCTTCGGCTTCGCCGCGGTTGCGGCGGCTGACCGGTACCGGGGGCTCGGCGTCGATGTGGAACGCGTCGTTTCCGCACGGCAGGCAGGGCGGCTCGGTGCACGGGTGCTTACCGAACGCGAGATGAGTCTCCGTCAGGGAGGCGCCGGCGGCCTGACCGAAGCGGAGATGTTCACCCTCGTCTTCTCGGCCAAGGAAGGTGTGTACAAGGCCCTGTTTCCCCGCTACCGGCTGGTTCTCGGCTTCTCGGATGTCGAGCTGGAACGCCGCGACGGCGAGGAGGCCGGCCGGTACGGTCGGCTCAGGCTTCGAGCCCGGCTCGAGCCGGACGTGACGGACGTGGCCGTGCCGCTGATGGGCTGGTACGCCTTTTCGGACAGAGACGCCGACACGAGCTTTGCGAACCCGCCTCGCGTGTGGACACTGGTCGTGGCGGAGCGTGACGGCCAGAAGCATGTGCCGTAG
- a CDS encoding DUF393 domain-containing protein: protein MDERRERRPPRAIVYYDGDCALCNWSVARCLLRGVPSGVRFAPQDGESFERLTAVRPDLADLDSMVLEILPATHAGATPASPLPGEIRVRSAAVLWLAERLDGPERWLALLARVVPRAVLDWGYRILARNREQVGRRLAECPVPTPEQRRYFLA from the coding sequence ATGGACGAGCGCCGCGAACGCCGGCCGCCCAGGGCCATCGTCTACTACGACGGCGACTGCGCGCTCTGCAACTGGTCGGTGGCGCGATGTCTGTTGCGCGGCGTACCGTCCGGCGTCCGGTTCGCGCCCCAGGACGGCGAGTCGTTCGAGCGGCTGACCGCCGTCCGGCCCGATCTTGCCGATCTGGACAGCATGGTGCTTGAGATTCTGCCGGCAACGCACGCGGGCGCTACTCCAGCTTCGCCCTTGCCGGGTGAGATCAGGGTCCGCAGCGCAGCGGTGCTGTGGTTGGCGGAGCGGTTGGACGGCCCGGAACGCTGGCTCGCCCTGCTCGCGCGGGTCGTGCCGAGAGCCGTGCTCGACTGGGGCTACCGGATCCTGGCGCGAAACCGCGAACAGGTGGGCCGCCGGCTGGCGGAGTGTCCCGTACCGACGCCGGAGCAGCGGCGCTACTTCCTCGCGTGA
- a CDS encoding thioredoxin family protein: MLLLAGTAALLAHSLAAPATASDSPSGRPDFEGWYEGAAGLAEALEVQQRDRLPLFLYIYTDWCPYCRQFERELLTDHEVDGYLDAMLAVRMNPESGGQESQLARRFGVRGYPTLVMYSADGKTASYVERMEMVEGEPRLMTGRAFLRVLDEAANR, from the coding sequence ATGCTCCTCCTGGCCGGCACCGCGGCTTTGCTTGCGCATTCCCTTGCGGCGCCGGCGACGGCCTCCGACTCGCCGTCGGGCCGCCCCGACTTCGAGGGTTGGTACGAAGGGGCCGCCGGGCTGGCTGAGGCGCTCGAGGTCCAGCAGCGTGACCGCCTGCCGCTGTTCCTGTACATCTACACCGACTGGTGCCCCTACTGCCGTCAGTTCGAGCGTGAGCTGCTGACCGACCATGAGGTCGACGGCTACCTGGACGCGATGCTCGCGGTGCGGATGAACCCCGAGTCCGGGGGGCAGGAGAGCCAGTTGGCCCGGAGGTTCGGCGTGCGCGGTTATCCGACCCTCGTCATGTACAGCGCCGACGGCAAGACGGCCTCGTACGTCGAACGGATGGAGATGGTCGAGGGCGAACCTCGCCTGATGACCGGCAGGGCCTTCCTGCGCGTGCTGGACGAGGCGGCCAACAGGTAG